The Synechococcus sp. RS9909 genomic interval TCGGCAGCGGTGCCGGTGGTGGAACCCTGGCCGGTGCCCTGAGCCGCAAGGGGCACAAGGTGCTGCTGTTGGAGCGGGGCGGCGCCATGGCTCTGGAGGATCAGAACGTGGCCGATGTGGATCTGTTCAGGAAAGATCGCTACCACCCCAAAAATGAGCGCTGGTTCGGTCCTGACGGTGATCCCTTCGCTCCCCAGACCACCTATGCCCTGGGGGGCAACACCAAAATCTGGGGAGCTGCCCTGGAACGGATGCGCGAGAAAGATTTCGGCGAAATCCCACTCCAGGACGGCGTGTCACCAAGCTGGCCTTTCGATTACGCCAGCCTGGCGCCTTACTACGACGCCGCCGAAGCGCTCTATCAGGTGCATGGCCAAGCGGGTGTGGACCCCACGGAGCCGTCACGGTCGACACCTTTTCCCCACGCCCCGAAGCCGCTGCTTCCTTTCCTGGAACCATTGCGCGATGGCCTGCAGCGTCAGGGGTGTCAGCCCTATGACCTCCCCCTGAGCTGGTCGACCGATCCCGAGGATCCTTCCGGCGACGCCCAGATTTTCGGCCTGAACCAGGCCGACCCCAACACGCTGGAGACGCGAGCCCTGGCGCGGGTGACCCGCCTGCACACCAGCCCCGATGGACGGGAGGTGAAAGGGGTGGAGGCCGAAGTGGCCGGGGACCTGTGGTTGTTCAGCGCTGATCTGGTGGTGCTGGCCGCCGGCGCGATCAACAGCGCAGCCATCCTGCTGCGCTCCAGCTCCGATCGGCATCCACGCGGCCTGAGCAACGGCTCCGACCAGGTGGGCCGCAACCTGATGAATCTGCAGCTCACCTCAATCCTGCAGCTGGCGGCAGAGCCGAATAGCGGACGTTACGCCCGCTCTCTCGGCATCAACGACTACTACTGGGGAGACAAGAACGTCAGCTTTCCGCTCGGTCATCTCCAGAGTGCCGGCGGCGTCTTGCAGGACGCCCTGTTTGCGGAGTCGCCGCCAGTGCTCTCCCTGGTGAGCAAGCTGATCCCCGATTTCGGTCTCGAACGACTCGCCTCCCGTTCGGTGGCCTGGTGGGCGATGACCGAAGTGCGACCCGATCCCCACAACAAAGTGTGGCTTCACAACGACCAGATCAGGATCAACTACCTCCACAACAATCGAGAGGCTCACGATCGCCTGGTGTATCGCTGGATCGACACCCTCAAAGCGGTGGAGGCTGATCCGGTGACCCGGGTCGTGACCTCAGCGCCCACCCACCCGCGCGGCGAAGCTCCCCTGAGCGTGGTGGGTTATGCCTGCGGAACCTGCCGGATGGGACAGGATGCGGCCGCCTCAGTGGTGGATGCCACCGGCAAGTGCCATGAACTCAACAACCTCTACCTGGCCGACGCCAGCGTGTTCCCCAGCTGCCCGAGCGTTGGCCCTGGTCTCACCGTGATTGCCCTGGCCCTCAGGCTCGCCGATCAGCTCGATCAGCGCCTTCAGGGCTGAGCCTGAGGCGCACGGCATCACAGCGGGCCTCCATCACGACCGACGCCATTCACTCACCGAGGAGGAAGGCGCGCAGAGAACCGATCGCACCAGCCTGAGACGGTTCCGATACCAGCGCTCCCAGCACCAGACCACCGGCAAGAACACCATTGGGCAGAAAACGGGAGGCCAGCCGGGCCTCCAGTTCGGCATTGATGTCGTCGTTGGGGTAGAGGCTGAGCACAGCCATCACTTCCCGATCATCCATGAACTCTCGCACCAGGGGGGTGAGGAGAACATCGGGAAGAAATCCCTGTTCACGGCCGAACTGATGCTGGAGGCCATGAAACAGTTCGTGGCGGGCCACCTCCGCCATGCTGCGTCGCTTGCGACGCGCCACCTCGGGGCAAAGGCTCACCCTCTGCTGCGCGGGATCAAAACTGCCGACAAGGTTGCTGATCGCGTAACAGCCGCTTCCTCCCTCCACCACGTGAATGCCCGCCAACGACGACACCAGAAAAAGCAGAAACAGGGGCATCGAGGGTTAACGCATTCTTAACCCTTCCATCATGAAAGGTCTCACCGGATTCCCACAGTCCGTTTGAATACCTATTCGAAGGGTCGACGTCCGATCCAGACCCCCTGATCGTCAGCCCGCACCAGAAACTGATCGGCGTCGGATGTGAGGCTCAAACGGTTCAACTGCTTCACGTTGACGCCAGGAAAGGCCGTGAGGGGCAAGCGCCGGAGCTGAATCCCCTCAGGCAGTGGGCCGAAACGCTCCGGCCAGCTCCCCGCCACCGTTCCCTCCTCCCAACGGGCCCGGATCATCTCCACCGACAGCCCTGAAGCCACAGCGACAGGCTTGCCCCTGTCGACAGCTTTGTCCTTCGCAACAGCCTTATCCTCCAAAGCACTCGGAGGACAGGCCGGGGGCTTTTCGGCACCGGGCTTGGCAGCCGCATCCTTGGCCTCGACCAGCTCCGGTGGCGGCGGCAACTTGGCACTGAGGGTGAGCAGGGAGGAGGGCACCAGCGGCTCCTGTCCGCCCAGGCGCCGGCTCAGCCTCACGAGCTGGCGCGTGTTGTCCACCACCGTGGCCGCAGCGGCGGGAGGCGCGGCTCGGCTGCGCCAGCTGGAGGCACCGATCACCACCGCATGGATCACGATGGCCACGGCAACAGGAAGGGCCAGGGGCCACGCCTCAGGGGCGCGCCGGAGGAGGGAGTTCAAGGTCCACATGGAGCGTGCTGGAGTCAAGTCGGGGGAGCAGGTCTTGAACCACACCCCAGGGAACCTGGGGTGCCACCACCAAGCGAACGCGCGTGCTGGAATCCAGGCGTTCGGCGCGCCGCAGCAGAGCGGGCAGGGCGGTGGCGGCAATCGGGCGGTTCCAGAGTCGGAGCGAGCCATCGGCGGTCAGATGGAGACTGACCAGTCCCTGCCGTGCCGGCAACTGCCGCTGCCACTGGGGCATCACCACCGCTGCGGTGGCGAGGAGCGCAACGCAGACACTGGAAGCAGCGAAGGCCAGCGCCCAGGGCGCTGAAGGCGTCTCGTTCATGGCTGCGCCAATCCCTCCGGCCGCTCCAGATGAATCGGCACGTTGCTCTGGCGCCTCAGCCAGCTGAGATCGGCCGCAACCGCAGCGCTGGTGCGTGCACTGGAGGGCAGAAGCAACACCGCAGAGGGCCTGGGCCTGGCCTGACGCAAGGAGCGAGCCAACACCGCGGACGACACGGCATCACCATTGAGATACCAGCTGCCGCTGCTGGAGCGGACCAGCAGCCATTGGCCCGCCGTCCGGGTCTTGGCTGCCGCCTCGACGACGGCAAGGTCCGGCGAACTCAGCAATGCGGGCACCAGAGCCAGAAAGCCGGTCAGGCTGACCACAACAACCGCAGTGGCAAGCACGAAAGGCATCAACCCAGGGCCGCTCGGCGGTGGAAACAAGCGTCGGCGAAGGTGCTGATCACCGCCTGGCGTTGCATCCGGCAGAGACGCTGCACCACCAAGGCGATGGTGGCAATCAACAGACCCAGCACGGTGCCCACCAGCACCTGGCCATAGCCCACCACCAGGGCAGCACTCTGCGCCGGGAGCACCAGATCAGGGCCCAGATCCCTGAGCAAACGCATGAGGCCCACCACGCTGGCGAGCAGACCGAGCAGGGGGCCGAGCACCATGGCGAGCTCCAGGCAGCCATCCCAGCGAGACAGCGATCGCTCCAGTCGGCGGCAAAGCCGCTCCTGATGCAACGCCGCCTGGGCGGCGGTTCGATCACTGACTTCACTGAGCAGGGCCTCGAGCTGGGCGGCACCGACCTGACGCCACCGCCACCAGAACCGCAGGCGATCGATGGCCACCGCAACGACAGCCACCGACAGAAGCAGCAGAGGCACGATCAGTACGCCACCGTGGCGCAGGGCCTCAGCAGTGAGCACGATTCCGCCACCACGCGATCAGGTCGACGTTAGGGACCCCTGGACGACACCCATGTGCTGCACCTGCTTGACAGGAGCACGTTGACGCCGCAATCCCTCCCATCCTGTGAGCAAGGCCGCAGACACCAGCAGGACAGAGAAGCCGATGCGGAGCTGGCGATCCTTGAAATGGGGCGCAAGGGCCTGGCCGACCAGTCCACCCACCCCACCGCCGATCAACAGGGGAAGTACCAGGGGCAACCGTTCGGCAGGCCAGTGCCCCAGGGCACCGAGGGCCACCAGGCTGTTCAGGGCAATCAGCACCAGGCTGGTGCCGCTCGCCAACTGCATCGGCAGGCCGGCCAGAAGCACGAGGGCTGGCACGAGCGCAAAGCCGCCACCGACGCCGGCAATGCCCGTCAGCAAGCCCACCAACACCCCCTGCAGCATCAGGGCCGGTGCTCGCACCGTGGCAGCGGCAACAGCGGGCTCGTCATGCGCGCGATCCGTTCGCTTCTGACGGCTGAGCATCAACCAGGCCGCCAGCAGGGCCGCGATGGCAAACACAGCCAGCTGCACCGGCTCGGCGATCCAGCCAGCCTTCACCATCGTGCCTCCGATCCAGGCCCCCATCAGGGCCGGAACCCCCAGCAGCAGGGCCGGACGGGGCGCGACGAGGCGACGGCGCAGATAGGGAATCATGTTGGCGATCGCCAGCAGGGTCACCACCACCAGCGAAAGGGGCACCGCATCGCGGGTGGAGAGGCCAGCTCCCGTCACGAGGATGGGAAGCAGCAGGATCGATCCACCGGCACCGAGCACCGCCAACAGGAAACCGATCACACCACCACCGAGAAGCAGCAACGCAATCACGGGCGCACCTGATTCCAGGGCATGGCAGCCAGCAGGCGAGCCATCCCGCAGAAACCACTGATGCCGGCGAACATCAAGCCGGCACCGACAAAGCCACTGAGCCAGATCCAGCCCGGGGCCACCAGCACCGACAGAAGCACGCCAGCGAGCACCAGGCCGCCGGCCACGATCTGCACCTGACGCATCAGGGGCAACGGGGCCCCCTTGCGCTTCTCCACAGGAAGACCGGCCTGCTGCCAGGCCAACATGCCGCCCTCCAGATCCGCGAGGCCTTCGCCGAAGCCCTTGGCGCGCAGAGCCGCCATCCCCCGCTCACTGCGGGCACCGCTCTGGCACACCAGCACCAGAGGCGCGGAAGGGAGTGGCGCTTCGGTGAGCTGACCGAGGGGCACATTGCGACTGCCGGCGATATGGCCGCCGACGTATTCCATCGGTTCACGCACGTCGATCACGCTGACGCGACCCTGGCGTAAACGGTCCTGCAATTCGTGGGGACTGAGACGCAATGGAGTGATGCTGGTCATGGCGAAGGGATGGGGTGAATGGGAATGGGAAGGGGAAGGGGAAGGAAGGCGGTGAATCAACCCTGGGAAACAGGTCCGGTGCCGCTCAGACGCTGAGGGGTTCGGGCATGGGCAGCCCTTTGCGATACCAGTCCTGAAGTCCGCCGCGCAGGTTGGCGACCTTCTTGAAACCGGCCTTGACCAACTGCTGGGTCGCGAGGGCGGAACGGCTACCGGCATGGCAGAACACCACGGTGGCAACCTCCGGATCGAGTCGATCGAGATGCTCCGCCAGTTCGGGCAGAGGGATGTTGCGGCTGCCGGGCAGCGCGCCATCGGGCCCCCGGGCTTCATCGGCGTTGCGAACGTCGAGAATCGTGAGCTCGGCGAGATGGTCGGCGACCCACTCGGGCTCCAGCTCCGGCAGGCCGGAGTAGCTGCGCTTCAACGGTGCCCACGCGGGTTGGTCCGGCCCATCGATCCGGGGGCGCCCACTGCGCAGATTCGCCGGCAGGGCCTGGGCGATGCGATGCGGGTGGGGAAGTTTGAGCGATTCCATATGAATCACGAAATCCCGCTCATCGGCCCCACCACCCAGACGGGCGTTGAGGGCACGCTCCTCGGCAACGCTGGTCACCTGACGACCGCTGTAGTCGTGGCCGGGATAGAGAAGGCACTGGTCGGGCAGGGAGAGGATCTGCTCGGTGATCGAGCGATAGAGGGTGTGAGCGTTGCCCTGCTGGAAATCGGAGCGGCCGCAACCCCTGATCAACAAGGCATCGCCGGTGAAGGCCGCACTGGCGTCATCCAACACGAAGGTGAGACAGCCATCGGTGTGCCCTGGAGTGGCACGCACCTCCAGGGCACGGGCTCCGAAACCGACCCGATCGCCGTGTTGCAGGGGCTGGGTGACATTCTCGGCGCGAGCGGCGGCGGCGAGGCCGATGGCGGCACCGGTGGCCTCATGCATCAGCCAGCTGCCGGTGACATGGTCGGCATGGGCGTGGGTGTCGAGGCAGGCCACCAGATCGACCCCTAACTCACGCACCAGGGCGAGATCCCGCTCATGACGCTCGAAGACCGGATCGATCAGCACACCCTTGGCCGAGGGCACATCCACCAGGAGGTAGCTGAAGGTACCGGTCTCAGCATCGAACAACTGGCGCAGAAGCAGGGAATGGCCTCCTGCGGCGGCCTGGAGAAGCGAAGAGCTAGCCATGGGTCCTCAGATCACTTTATGAGTGTACACGCATATCAACATCGCTCATGGTTTTCGGCCCAGGACCTGCACCACGGCGCTGTCTCCCTGGTGGTAGCGCCCTTCCGCGATCGGGCGGGCATCCATGGCCGCATCGCATCACGACGGCATAATGCCTGTATCGGCATAGGGGAGGCCATGGCGAGACAACCAGAACACGCCGAAGGGTGTTCCATGCATCAGCTCTCCCCCGAAATGATCGAGGAGCTGAGCGGCTTTTTCCGACTGCTGGGCGAACCGGCACGCCTGCGCCTGATGTGCGAAATCCGCAACGGCAGCAGCGATGTGGCCACTCTGATGGACCGCACCGGCTTCAGTCAGTCCCATCTCAGCCGCCAGCTCGGCCAACTGCAGAAAGCCGGGCTGGTGCAGGTGGAACGGGATGGGAACCGCTCTCGGTATACGGCCACCGATCCGGTGGTGGAGGCCATCTGCCAGCTGGCGCAGGAGCGGCTGATGAACCACCTGCGGCAACGGCTCGACAGCCTCAATGTCGCCTGAGCCGCCCCAGCTCAGGCCATCGTGACGAATTCCTCCGAGATCGTGGGGTGCAGCGCCATGGTGCGATCGAAATCGGCCTTGGTGGCCCCCATGCCAACGGCGATCGCCGCCATCTGAATGATCTCGGCCGCATGCTCTCCCACCATGTGGCAGCCGAGCACGCGATCGCTCTCCTTGTTCACCACCAGCTTGAGCAGGCAGCGCGGCCCACTCTTCGGCAAGGCCTGGGCCATGGAGCGGAACCGGGCGCGATGCACCACGATCGCCTCGGCCCCATAACGCTCCAACGCCAGCTCTTCGCTCAGCCCTACGGTGGCCAGCTCCGGCTGGCTGAACACAGCGCTGGCGACCAGATCATGATCCACCCGACGGGGGGATCGGCCGAACACGGTGTCGGCGTAGGCGCGTCCCTCATCCACAGCCACGGGGGTCAGGCAGATCCGATCGGTCACATCACCGACGGCATGAATGTGGGGCACGTTCGTGGCCTGGTCAGCATCGACGGCAATGTGATGCCCTTCCACCGCCACCCCGGCGGCCTCCAGGTTGAGACC includes:
- a CDS encoding GMC oxidoreductase — encoded protein: MIIDDCHYDVIIIGSGAGGGTLAGALSRKGHKVLLLERGGAMALEDQNVADVDLFRKDRYHPKNERWFGPDGDPFAPQTTYALGGNTKIWGAALERMREKDFGEIPLQDGVSPSWPFDYASLAPYYDAAEALYQVHGQAGVDPTEPSRSTPFPHAPKPLLPFLEPLRDGLQRQGCQPYDLPLSWSTDPEDPSGDAQIFGLNQADPNTLETRALARVTRLHTSPDGREVKGVEAEVAGDLWLFSADLVVLAAGAINSAAILLRSSSDRHPRGLSNGSDQVGRNLMNLQLTSILQLAAEPNSGRYARSLGINDYYWGDKNVSFPLGHLQSAGGVLQDALFAESPPVLSLVSKLIPDFGLERLASRSVAWWAMTEVRPDPHNKVWLHNDQIRINYLHNNREAHDRLVYRWIDTLKAVEADPVTRVVTSAPTHPRGEAPLSVVGYACGTCRMGQDAAASVVDATGKCHELNNLYLADASVFPSCPSVGPGLTVIALALRLADQLDQRLQG
- a CDS encoding MotA/TolQ/ExbB proton channel family protein; the encoded protein is MLTAEALRHGGVLIVPLLLLSVAVVAVAIDRLRFWWRWRQVGAAQLEALLSEVSDRTAAQAALHQERLCRRLERSLSRWDGCLELAMVLGPLLGLLASVVGLMRLLRDLGPDLVLPAQSAALVVGYGQVLVGTVLGLLIATIALVVQRLCRMQRQAVISTFADACFHRRAALG
- a CDS encoding sulfite exporter TauE/SafE family protein; the protein is MIALLLLGGGVIGFLLAVLGAGGSILLLPILVTGAGLSTRDAVPLSLVVVTLLAIANMIPYLRRRLVAPRPALLLGVPALMGAWIGGTMVKAGWIAEPVQLAVFAIAALLAAWLMLSRQKRTDRAHDEPAVAAATVRAPALMLQGVLVGLLTGIAGVGGGFALVPALVLLAGLPMQLASGTSLVLIALNSLVALGALGHWPAERLPLVLPLLIGGGVGGLVGQALAPHFKDRQLRIGFSVLLVSAALLTGWEGLRRQRAPVKQVQHMGVVQGSLTST
- a CDS encoding rhodanese-like domain-containing protein, with protein sequence MTSITPLRLSPHELQDRLRQGRVSVIDVREPMEYVGGHIAGSRNVPLGQLTEAPLPSAPLVLVCQSGARSERGMAALRAKGFGEGLADLEGGMLAWQQAGLPVEKRKGAPLPLMRQVQIVAGGLVLAGVLLSVLVAPGWIWLSGFVGAGLMFAGISGFCGMARLLAAMPWNQVRP
- a CDS encoding MBL fold metallo-hydrolase; translation: MASSSLLQAAAGGHSLLLRQLFDAETGTFSYLLVDVPSAKGVLIDPVFERHERDLALVRELGVDLVACLDTHAHADHVTGSWLMHEATGAAIGLAAAARAENVTQPLQHGDRVGFGARALEVRATPGHTDGCLTFVLDDASAAFTGDALLIRGCGRSDFQQGNAHTLYRSITEQILSLPDQCLLYPGHDYSGRQVTSVAEERALNARLGGGADERDFVIHMESLKLPHPHRIAQALPANLRSGRPRIDGPDQPAWAPLKRSYSGLPELEPEWVADHLAELTILDVRNADEARGPDGALPGSRNIPLPELAEHLDRLDPEVATVVFCHAGSRSALATQQLVKAGFKKVANLRGGLQDWYRKGLPMPEPLSV
- a CDS encoding helix-turn-helix transcriptional regulator: MARQPEHAEGCSMHQLSPEMIEELSGFFRLLGEPARLRLMCEIRNGSSDVATLMDRTGFSQSHLSRQLGQLQKAGLVQVERDGNRSRYTATDPVVEAICQLAQERLMNHLRQRLDSLNVA